Proteins encoded in a region of the Streptomyces akebiae genome:
- a CDS encoding transglutaminase domain-containing protein — protein sequence MELIQETPDLSAYLVADEVIDHHHPRVRQTAARLAETVADSYGYAQAAFEYVRDAIPHSQDAGDPRVTWRASDVLDLRTGICHAKAHALAALLRAEDIPTALCYQRLTHDDGDGHAVHGLVAVRFNGAWHRQDPRGNKPGVDARFSLAGERLAWVPDPALDEVDYPTLYAAPHPAVLGALRAAQDRPHLWRTLPVAL from the coding sequence ATGGAGCTGATCCAGGAAACCCCTGACCTGTCCGCCTATCTGGTGGCCGACGAGGTCATCGACCATCACCATCCGCGCGTACGGCAGACGGCCGCACGCCTCGCCGAAACGGTCGCGGACTCGTATGGCTATGCGCAAGCGGCGTTCGAGTACGTGCGCGATGCCATCCCGCACTCCCAGGACGCCGGCGATCCGCGCGTCACCTGGCGCGCGTCCGACGTCCTCGACCTGCGCACCGGGATCTGCCACGCCAAGGCCCACGCCCTGGCCGCGTTGCTGCGCGCCGAGGACATCCCGACGGCGCTCTGCTACCAGCGGCTGACGCACGACGACGGCGACGGACACGCCGTCCACGGCCTGGTCGCCGTGCGCTTCAACGGCGCCTGGCACCGCCAGGACCCCCGGGGGAACAAGCCGGGTGTGGACGCCCGGTTCTCGCTGGCCGGGGAGCGGCTGGCCTGGGTGCCCGACCCGGCCCTGGACGAGGTGGACTATCCGACCCTCTACGCCGCACCGCACCCGGCCGTGCTCGGCGCCCTCCGGGCGGCCCAGGACCGGCCGCACCTGTGGAGGACGCTTCCCGTGGCGCTGTAG
- a CDS encoding lysophospholipid acyltransferase family protein: protein MAELVYRPVVGLAQTLFKVWDLKIDCQGSENIPRQGGAVLVSNHISYLDFIFDGLAALPQKRLVRFMAKESVFRHKISGPLMRNMRHIPVDRKQGEAAYTHALDSLRSGEIIGVFPEATISQSFTLKSFKSGAARLAQEAGVPLIPMAVWGTQRLWTKGHPRNFKRSHIPVTIRVGEAIEASKDKYAGAITRQLRERVQELLEAAQRAYPVRPKGPDDTWWMPAHLGGTAPTPEQVREAEAR, encoded by the coding sequence ATGGCTGAGCTTGTCTACCGTCCCGTGGTCGGCCTCGCCCAGACCCTGTTCAAGGTCTGGGACTTGAAGATCGACTGCCAGGGGTCGGAGAACATCCCGCGCCAGGGCGGCGCCGTGCTGGTGAGCAATCACATCAGCTATCTGGACTTCATCTTCGACGGCCTGGCGGCGCTTCCGCAGAAGCGTCTGGTGCGTTTCATGGCCAAGGAGTCGGTGTTCCGGCACAAGATCTCCGGTCCGCTGATGCGCAACATGCGGCACATCCCGGTCGACCGCAAGCAGGGGGAGGCGGCCTACACGCACGCGTTGGACTCGCTGCGCTCCGGCGAGATCATCGGCGTCTTCCCCGAGGCCACCATCTCGCAGTCGTTCACGCTGAAGAGCTTCAAGTCGGGCGCCGCCCGGCTGGCCCAGGAGGCGGGCGTCCCGCTGATCCCGATGGCCGTGTGGGGCACGCAGCGGCTGTGGACCAAGGGCCACCCGCGCAACTTCAAGCGCAGTCACATCCCGGTCACCATCCGGGTCGGTGAGGCGATAGAGGCCTCCAAGGACAAGTACGCGGGCGCCATCACCCGCCAACTCCGCGAGCGTGTGCAGGAGTTGCTGGAGGCCGCCCAGCGCGCCTACCCGGTCCGCCCCAAGGGCCCGGACGACACCTGGTGGATGCCGGCCCACCTCGGCGGCACGGCCCCGACCCCGGAACAGGTCCGCGAGGCCGAGGCCCGCTGA